A single region of the Labrus bergylta chromosome 10, fLabBer1.1, whole genome shotgun sequence genome encodes:
- the LOC109997363 gene encoding inactive phospholipase D5 isoform X2 encodes MKSQQKCIVIFALVCCFAVLVALIFSAVDVWGEDEDGITEENCSKNCKAVLVENIPDDISFLDNSTSYLPLSTGLFSLLDNAIRAVEIVSPLWLLNSSDYESSFQPAARQGKALLSRLQGLKDKGIQLKISSGVFNSSELNTLAKYKADIHYVNMTALTKGHLLSSFWVVDRRHIYIGSSSMDWRSFATRKELGVLVYNCSCLALDLHRVFSLYWGLQYRDFIPSFWSKRLFALFNKDEPLELTLNSTKAQAYVSSSPDVFIPKDRSGDLEAISRVIQEARNFIYISIIDYMPLLSSNAHRYWSRIDSLIREALILRKVRVRLLISCWEKTHPLTFNFVWSLRSLCMEQANCSFEAKFFSPRVQRDGSLQGINHNRFMVTERAIYLGNLDWVGNEFAFNAGVGLVISQPEGVEERNSTVVDQLRAAFERDWFSRYTRSLQANKIPICNKHQSNRLMPVKASHIDNVPVPIRTGAHDNGPAPMRNNHKDDRQRPVKTKHHEDRLTKISSQDMANGLVPVIDTYHDRGRGKLSHLDNRQVQSKDNHHDTPMVPPSQSAESSGSREISNGSP; translated from the exons GGCAGTGCTTGTTGAAAACATCCCAGATGACATCTCCTTCTTAGACAATTCTACATCCTACCTTCCTCTCTCGACGGGTCTGTTCAGCTTATTGGACAATGCCATCCGTGCTGTAGAGATAGTTTCCCCGCTGTGGCTCCTCAACTCCTCCGATTATGAATCCAGCTTCCAGCCTGCTGCCAGACAG GGCAAAGCTCTGCTGTCCAGACTTCAGGGGCTGAAAGATAAAGGGATCCAGCTGAAGATCTCCAGCGGAGTGTTCAACTCCTCTGAGCTCAACACACTCGCCAAATACA AGGCTGATATCCACTATGTGAACATGACTGCACTGACCAAAggccacctcctctcctctttctggGTGGTTGACAGGAGACATATCTACATCGGCAGCAGCAGTATGGACTGGAGATCTTTTGCCACG AGGAAGGagcttggtgtgttggtgtacAACTGCAGCTGTCTGGCTCTGGACCTCCACAGAGTGTTCAGTCTCTACTGGGGGCTCCAGTACAGAGACTTCATCCCCTCCTTCTGGTCCAAGCGTCTCTTTGCCCTCTTCAACAAGGACGAACCACTAGAGCTCACTCTCAACAGCACCAAAGCCCAAGCCTACGTCTCT AGCTCCCCAGATGTTTTCATCCCAAAAGATCGCAGCGGTGATCTTGAAGCCATTTCCAGGGTCATACAGGAGGCTCGCAATTTCATATATATTTCAATCATTGACTACATGCCACTCCTGAGCAGCAACGCTCACAG GTACTGGTCTCGTATCGACAGCCTTATCCGTGAGGCTCTGATCCTGAGGAAGGTCCGGGTTCGTCTGCTGATAAGTTGCTGGGAAAAGACGCATCCACTTACTTTCAACTTCGTCTGGTCCCTGAGGAGTTTGTGCATGGAGCAGGCCAACTGTTCATTTGAAGCT aagttCTTCAGCCCCAGGGTACAGAGGGACGGCAGCCTCCAGGGAATAAACCACAACAGGTTTATGGTCACAGAGCGGGCGATTTATTTAG GTAACCTTGACTGGGTGGGGAATGAGTTTGCCTTTAATGCAGGAGTCGGCCTGGTGATCAGTCAGCCTGAGGGCGTCGAGGAGAGAAACTCTACGGTGGTGGATCAGCTACGGGCTGCATTTGAGAGGGACTGGTTTTCACGTTACACACGCTCACTGCAGGCCAATAAGATCCCCATCTGCAACAAGCATCAGAGCAACAGGCTGATGCCGGTCAAAGCCAGTCACATAGACAATGTGCCAGTGCCTATCAGAACAGGTGCCCACGATAATGGACCTGCACCAATGAGAAACAATCACAAAGATGACAGACAGAGGCCGGTTAAAACAAAGCACCATGAGGACAGACTAACCAAAATAAGTAGCCAAGACATGGCCAATGGACTGGTGCCAGTTATTGATACTTACCACGACAGGGGGCGAGGAAAATTGAGTCACCTTGACAACAGACAAGTGCAAAGCAAAGATAATCACCATGACACTCCAATGGTTCCACCCAGTCAGTCAGCTGAGAGCAGTGGCAGCAGAGAAATCTCGAATGGATCTCCGTGA